Within the Stenotrophomonas sp. 610A2 genome, the region CTTGGCCGGCACGTAACGCTCGATGACCACGATCTCCTCGCGCTCGACCGAGGCCAGGTCTTCACGGTTGGCGGCTTCGTACTGGGTGACCGAGTCCTTGCGCTGCTTGACCATCTTGTCCAGCACGGCGATCACGTCGGTGTCGGTCAGCTCGATGCGCTCGTCCACTTCGCGCTGCTTGATGGCGGCATTGATCAGGCGGATCACGCCCAGCGAGTGCTTGTCGCCGCTCTTCATGGCGGCCTTCATGTCTTCGGTCAGCTGTTGCTTCAGGCTCATGGAGCACCTCTTTGGGTCGGGAATATGGGGAGGAGACGTCGGTATTACCGGCGCCTGGAACGCAAAAAGCCGGCTACGCTTGCGCGTGCCGGCTTTCACCCCAGTACGGAAGGCCGGAGCCCCCCGTTCAGGAGTTGCGTACGATCAGTACAGGCGCTGACGCTTGGTGACGTCGCGCGAGGAACGACGCAGCTGGCGCTTCACGGCTGCAGCAGCCTTGCGCTTGCGTTCCTGGGTCGGCTTTTCGTAAAACTCGCGCTTGCGGGTTTCGGCCAGCACACCGGCCTTTTCGCAAGTGCGCTTGAAGCGGCGAAGAGCAAACTCAAAGGGCTCGTTCTCGCGGACTTTAACGCTGGGCATGGAATCTCCGGGGACTCTGTAGAAAACCGGGACACACCCGGTGAGCCGCGCATTATAGTCCCTTTGCGCGGACGTGCAACCCCCGGGATTTGGCGGGGGCGTCAGAGAGGTCCACAATACGCCTTATGAAAGTTCTTGGCATTGAATCATCCTGCGATGAGACGGGCGTAGCCGTCTACGACACCTCGCTTTCCGGGGTCGCCGCGCTGCGTGCGCACGCCGTCTACAGCCAGATCGCGCTGCATGCCGAATACGGGGGCGTGGTGCCGGAACTGGCCAGCCGCGACCACGTGCGCAAGACCCTGCCGCTGATCCGGCAGACCCTGGACGAGGCCGGTATCGCCATCTCCGAGATCGAGGGCGTGGCCTATACCGCCGGCCCCGGCCTAGTCGGCGCGCTGCTGGTCGGCGCAGGTGTGGCCCGTTCGCTGGCCTGGGGCCTGGATGTGCCCGCCATCGGCGTACACCATATGGAAGGTCACCTGCTGGCCCCGCTGATGGAAGACGACCCGCCGGAAGCGCCCTTCGTGGCCTTGCTGGTCTCGGGCGGGCACACCCAGCTGATCGCGGTGGACGCCATCGGCAAGTACCGCCTGCTCGGTGAGACCCTCGACGATGCCGCCGGTGAGGCCTTCGACAAGACCGCCAAGATGATGGGCCTGCCGTATCCGGGCGGCCCGCAGCTGGCCAAGCTGGCCGAGATCGGTACCCCGGGGCGCTACAAGTTCACCCGGCCGATGACCGACCGGCCGGGGCTGGACTTCAGCTTCTCCGGCTTGAAGACCCAGGTGCTGATGGCCTGGCGCGACAGCGACCAGACCGAGCAGACCCGCGCCGACATCGCCCGCGGCTTTGAAGACGCGGTAGTCGACACGCTGGTGATCAAGTGCGGCCGCGCGCTGGATGCGGCCGGTTGCGACGTCTTGGTGGTGGCCGGCGGCGTCGGCGCCAACAAGCGCCTGCGCGCCAAGCTGCAGGATGACGCCCAGCGCCGCGGCGGCCGGGTCTGCTTCCCGCGCCCGGCACTGTGCACCGACAACGGCGCGATGATCGCCTTCGCCGGTGCCTTGCGCCTGCAGGCCGGCCAGCACGGGCCGGCCGAGATCAAGGTGACGCCGCGCTGGGATATGGCCCTGCTGCCGCCGTTGCAGGGCTGAAAATCAGGCCTGCCGTGCTCGTCCACGGCAGGCTCAGTCTGCTGCCGTTACCATGTCGTATTCATTCAATGCGACAGATGCAATGGACAAGGTATTCATCGAAGGGCTCGAGATCGACGCCCTGATCGGCATCTATGACTGGGAACGGCGCATCCGCCAGACCCTGGTGTTCGATCTGGAAATGGGCTTCGACAACCGCAAGCCCGCGGCCAGCGACGACATCGTCGACACGCTGAACTACAAGGCCGTCAGCAAGCGTCTGATGGAATTCGTGCGCGCTTCCGATTTTGGTCTGGTGGAAACGCTGGCCGAGCGCTGCGCGCAGATCGTGCTGGACGAGTTCAACGTGCAATGGCTGCGACTGAAGCTGAGCAAGCCCGGCGCAGTGCGTGGCGCGCGCGCGGTTGGCGTGATCATCGAACGCAGCCGCGCCGAGGCTTGAACCTGCTGCAATCAGGCTGCGCACCTTCGCGGTGGGCGGCCTGGGCTTTCTCCTGTCCGCTGGATTTCTGCAGCCGGGCAGGGCGTTTCTGCAACACAGTTGAAAGGAAGAATGCGCGATGGCGGTAATGGGAATTCGTTGGTTGGACCAGCTGGAGAACGTGCTGGCACCGTATCCGATGGCCTACCCGGCGGTGGTATTGGCGGGCCTGTTGTTGGTGGCATGGCTGGCCAACTTCGTCACCAAGCGCATTTTGCTGAGCGGCCTGCGTTCGATGATCGAACGCTTCTCCGGCCCCAATCACAACGCCAAGCAGCCGCTGCGGGTGATCGCGCGGCTGTCCAACATCGTGCCCTCGGTGGTGCTTGCTGCGGGCTTGAGCATCGTGCCGGAACTGCCGCCGGGCCTGGTGACGGGTTTGAAGGCGCTGTGTCATGCGTGGACGGTGCTGACCATCGCGATGGCGGTGTCGCACGCGCTGGATGCATTCAACGATTTCTATGAGCGCCGCGCCGACGCGCGCAACAAGCCGATCAAGGGCTACCTGCAGGTCGTCAAGATCGTGGTGTTCGTGTTTGCCGGCCTGTCGATCGTGGCGATCCTGGTCGGCGTGGAACTGCTGCATCTGGTCACCGGCCTGGGTGCGGCCACGGCAGTGTTCATGCTGATCTTCCAGGACACCATCCTGTCGCTGGTGGCCAGCGTGCAGATCAGCGGCGATGGCCGCGTGCGCATCGGCGACTGGATCGAGATGCCCAGCCAGAACGCCGATGGCGATGTGATCGACATCGCCCTGCACACCGTCACCGTGCAGAACTGGGACAAGACCGTCACCACCATTCCGACCAAGAAGCTGGTCACCGAGTCGTTCAAGAACTGGCGTGGCATGCAGGAATCGGGTGGTCGCCGGATCAAGCGTTCGATCTACCTGGACCAGCACAGCGTGCGCTTCCTCGATGCGGGCGGGTTGGAACGGTTGGGACAGATTGCGCTGCTGGATGACTACCTGGCGGGCAAACAGCAGGAACTGCAGCAGTGGAATGCGCAGGTGGCGCAGGCGCACCCGGAGCCGGTCAACTCACGTCGGCTGACCAACCTGGGTACCTTCCGCGCCTATGTGGAGCTCTACTTGCGGCACAACCCCGGCATCCACCAGGACATGACCCTGCTGGTGCGGCAGATGGCGCCGACCCCGCAGGGCCTGCCGCTGGAGATCTACTGCTTCACCTCCTCGACCGCCTGGGCCAAGTACGAAGCCATCCAGTCGGACATGTTCGACCACCTGCTGGCGATGCTGCCGGAGTTCGGCCTGCACGTATTCCAGGAATCCAGCGACGCCATGCTGATGACCGCCCGCGAGCAGCGCATCTGACGCACTGTAGTGCCGAGCCATGCTCGGCAAGGGCTTCACCAGCGAAATGCTGCCCTCACCCCAACCCCTCTCCCGCAAGCGGGAGAGGGGCTTTGAGCAAGAGCTCGGCACTACCGATGCAGCCGTGCGGCAGCCGCTTCACGCTCGTAGCGCTAGAATCACCCGCTTGAAATCGTTTACATGAAGGACTGCCGGTGGCCCCCGACCGCATTGAATCCCTGATCGCCCGCATGACCGTCGACGAGAAGGTCGGCCAGCTGAGCGTGTTTGCCGACATGGTTCGCCCGTTCGCCCCGGACGTGAATCCGGAGGCCAACGTGCGCAATGCCGAGCAGGTGCTGGAGCAGGTGCGCGCAGGCCGCGTTGGCTCCTTGTTCAATGGCGTCGGTGCCGAGCTGGGCCGGCGTATCCAGCAGGTGGCGTTGGAAGAAAGCCGTCTGGGAATCCCGGTGATCCTTGCCTCCGACGTGATCCACGGCATGCGCACCGTGTTCCCGATTCCGCTCGGCGAGGCCGCCAGCTTCGAGCCGGACCTGGCCCGCCGCACCGCCCGCGCCACCGCCATCGAAGCCACCGCTGCCGGCATCCACTGGACCTACGCACCAGCCGTGGATATCGCCCGTGACCAGCGCTGGGGCCGCGGTGCCGAAGGGGCAGGCGAGGACGTGGTGCTGGGCTGCGAATTCGCTGCCGCACGCGTGCGTGGTTTCCAGGGCGATGATCTGACAGCCGCCGATTCGCTGCTTGCCACGCCCAAGCACTTCGCTGCCTACGGTGCGGTCGCTGCAGGCATGGAGTACGCGCAGGTCGATATCTCGCCGCAGACCTTGCGCGATGTGCACCTGCCACCGTTCAAGGCGGCGTTGGATGCTGGTGCGCTGTCGCTGATGAGCGCCTTCAATGACATCAATGGCGTGCCGGCCAGTGCCAACCGCGCGCTGTTGACCGATCTGCTGCGCAAGGAATGGAAGTTCGAAGGCGTGGTGGTTTCCGACTACACCGCCGACATGGAACTGATCGCCCACGGCTATGCCGCCGATGAAGTGGATGCCACCCGCAAGGCCTTCCTCGCTGGGCTGGACCTGAGCATGCAGAGCGGTTTCTACGACCAGCACCTGGCCGGGCTGGTGCATGCAGGTGAAGTGCCGATGGCGGTGCTGGACGAATCGGTACGCCGCATCCTGCGTTTGAAGGACGCGATCGGCCTGTTCGACAACCCCTACCGTTCGCTGGACCCGGCGCGCGAAGCTGATCAATCGCATATCGCCGAACACGATGCATTGGCGCGCGATACCGCGCGCCGCTCGGTGGTGTTGCTGAAGAACGAAGGCGATCTGCTGCCGCTGAAGAAGCAGGGCCAGAAAATCGCATTGATAGGCCCCTTCGTACAGGATCGCGACAACATCGAAGGTTGCTGGACCTTGTTTGGCGACAAGTCGCGCTACGTCACGCTGGAAAGCGGCGTACGTGCTGCTCTTGGCGATGCTGCCGCGCTGGAAGTTGTGGCCGGTTGCGATATGGAGGCAGCACTGGAAGGTGGCATCGAAGCCGCGGTCGCCGCCGCACAGCGTGCCGACGTAGTGGTATTGGCTGTCGGTGAACCGCAGCGCTACAGCGGTGAAGCGCAATCGCGGGTGGAGATCACCTTGCCGCCCGCGCAGCAGGCGTTGGCCGAAGCCGTTGCTGCCACCGGCACGCCGCTGGTGGTATTGCTGCGCAATGGTCGTGCGTTGGCACTGCAGGGCGCGGTGCGAGACGCACAGGCCATTGCGGTTACCTGGTATCTGGGTACGCAGAATGGCCATGCCCTGGCCGACATCCTGTTTGGCGATTACAGCCCGTCGGCGCGTCTGCCGGTCAGTTTCCCGCAGGCATCAGGCCAGCAGCCGTATTTCTACAACCATCCGCGCAGCGGCCGCCCGGAGCTGCCGAGCATGTCGGAGTTCAAGTCACGCTGGCGCGAGTTCCCGAACACGGCGCTGTATGCATTCGGTCATGGCGTCGGCTATGCACGCTTCGAGTACGAAGCACCGCGTTTGAGTACGCCGCAGTTGGCTTGGGATGGTGAGCTGGTGATTCGCACCACGCTGCGCAATACCAGCGCGGTGGCGGGTGAGGAAGTTGTGCAGCTGTACGTGCACGACCGCGTCGCCAGCCGGGTACGCCCAGTGCGTGAGTTGAAGGCGTTCCGTAAGGTTGATGTAGCTGCCGGTGATTCGGTGGAGGTGGAGTTCCATCTGGACCGCCAGCAGCTTGCATTCACCGGTGTGGATGGTGATTACACCGCCGAGCCGGGACTGTTCGACGTCTGGGTATGCGCTTCGTCGGTGAGCGGTGAAGCGGTGAGTTTCGAGCTGCTGTCCCCCTGATCAGGGCGCAGTGCTCCTTCCCTTTGCCGCAGGCAAGGGAAGGGTTGTGGAGAGGTATGCTGTGCTGTGCTTCATGTAGTGCCGAGCCATGCTCGGCAGGGGCTTTAGCGGCAAGGCCTCTGCCGAGCATGGCTCGGCACTACGCTCCCTCCCTTGCGCCGCAGGCGTAGGGGAGGGTTGGGGAGGGGTTGGCTTTTGAAGCTTTGCCGATAAAGCCTCTGCCGAGCATGGCTCGGCACTACAGGCGCGGTTTTTGCGTTACGGATGTCTGGTTCATTGTCAGCTTCGCGGCTTACGCCGCTCCTACAACACGGGGACGCTTCATGCCTGCTGCATTGCCTGTCTACATGCCTTGGTTGATGACGGCCGGTTTCGGCTGGTTGTATTACCGGCGTATCCGCCGCCACTTCGGCTGGCAGCCATGGCGGCCCGTTCGCAATGGCATCCGTATCGGCATTCTGTCGCTGGTGAGTGCTGCGTTGGTGGCTGCAGCGATATATATCCCACATGTCGCGTTGGGCATTGCTGCAGGGGCGGTTGCCGGCATTGGCTTGGGCTTGTTCGCACTCAAACACACGTTGATCAGTCCGCGCGATGGGCGGCTTGGCTATACGCCGAATCCCTGGATCGGCGGTGCGCTGGCGGTGCTGTTGATCGGGCGCTTGGCCTGGCGCTGGTATGGCGGCGCTTTCAGCCAGGGCATGGGACCGGGCATGGGCAATGCCAGTCCCTTGACCTTGGGACTGGCGGCCGCGCTTGTCAGTTATGGCTTTGTGCAGGCGATAGGCTTGGCCGTACGCCTGCGCTGACGGCTGTAGTGCCGAGCCATGCTCGGCAAGGGGCTCTACTGGGAATGCCTCTGCCGAGCATGGCTCGGTACTACAGGTGGGGCTTTACTGGTAAAGCCCCTTGCCGAGCATGGCTCGGCACTACAGGGGCGGGAGCGTCAGCCTGCCTTCGGCGTCAGTTTCAACAGCTTTGCGTTGGCGCCATCTTCCAGCAGCCACAGTGCGCCGTCCGGGCCTTGCTCCACTTCGCGGATACGTTGGCCCATGTCGAAGCGTTCGGCTTCGCGGGCCTTGTCGCCGTCAAAGGCGACGCGCACCAGCGACTTGGACGACAGGCCGCCAATGAAGCCACTGCCCTGCCACTGCGGGAACTGCTTGCCGTTGTAGATGATGAAGCCGGCCGGCGAAATCACCTGGCGCCAGGTCACCACCGGGGCGATGAACTCCGGGCGGGTGTCGTGATCGGGGATCGGGCGGCCGTCGTAATGATCGCCATTGGAGACGATCGGGTAGCCGTAGTTGCCGCCGCGCTGGATCAGGTTCAGCTCGTCGCCGCCCTTCGGCCCCATCTCGTGTTCCCACAGCTTGCCGTTGCCGTCGAAGGCGATACCCAGCACGCTGCGGTGGCCAAGCGACCACACCTGGTCAGCCGGTGAACCCTGTGCCACGAATGGGTTGTCGGCCGGCACGCTGCCATCGTCGTTGAGGCGGATGATCTTGCCCAGGTTGGTTTTCATGTCCTGCGCCGGGTCGAACTTCTGCCGCTCGCTGGAGCTGATCCACAGCTTGCCATCCGGGCCGATGGCCAGGCGGTGGCCGTAATGGCCGCGACCGGTGACCTTGGGCGTCTGCCGCCAGATCACCTGCGCATCGCTCAAGGTGCCGCTGCCATCGGCATTCAGGACCAGCTTGGCGCGGGCGACGGCGGCACCACGGGTATCGTCTTGGCCGTCTTCGGCATAGCTGTAATAGACCAGCCCATTGCTGGCGAACTGCGGGTGGGCCAGTACGTCACCAAAGCCGCCCTGGCCGCCATAGGCCACGGTCGGGACGCCGCTGATGTCGCCGCGCTTGCCACTGGCCGGGTCGAAGTGGACCAGCTTGCCGGCCTTCTCGGTGACCAGCAGGCTGCCGTCGGGCAGGAAGGTCATCGCCCAGGGTTCATCAAAGCGAGCCGTCTCGGTGGCGGTGAACGGCCATTGCGCGGGCTTCACCGCGGCTTCGGCGGCCGGGTCGGGATCAGCGGCGCAGGCGCTGGTGAACAGGGCGGGGGCCAGGGCCAGGCTCATGCTGAGCAGGAGGGTACGGGGCATGGAGGTCTCCGGAAGCGGGATGCGATACCAGTGCAGGGTTGTACACCATGGCGGCCGATGCTGTCCGTTTGAGGGATGGGACTGGCGCACGGAATCGCTTACCGTAACGGCCGAGCGCCCGTGGAACTGGGCCCTTGCATCCACAAAAAAGGAGTTTTCATGTCGAAACAACAGATCTACCGCCCCTCCGCCGCGTTCATCGCGTCCGCATGGACGGCATTGTTGCTTGGGGCGGTGGCGTATCTGGTCGGCCTGTTCAATGCCGAGATGCTGCTCAACGAAAAGGGCTATTACCTGACCCTGCTGCTGTTCGGCCTGTTCTCGGCGGTGTCGCTGCAGAAGAGCGTGCGTGACCGCCTGGAGGGCATCCCGGTAAGCAGCCTGTATTACAGCCTGTGCTGGTTCGCGCTGCTGTGCGCGCTGTTGCTGCTGCTGGTCGGCCTGTGGAATGCGACCCTGCTGCTCAGCGAGAAAGGCTTCTATGGCATGTCGTTCGCACTGTCGCTGTTCGGTGCCGTCGCGGTGCAGAAGAACACCCGCGACGTGATGGCGGCCGACGCCGCTTACGGCACCCCGCCGCTGCCTCCGCAGGAATGATTGAACGCCACTCCCGCCGCTGGCGGGAGTGGCTGCAGGCAATCAGCTGTCGCTGGTCTGGTCCTGCTCCGGGTGCTGTGCCGTATGCCGGGCAACGATACCGGTGGCAGTGACGCCGCCAGTGGCATTGCCGATGGTGCAGAACACATCGGGAATGGTGTCCACCGCCAACAGTACGCCCAGCGGTTCCACCGGCAGCCCCAGGCTCTGGGTGATCGGCATGTTGTTGGTCATGAAGTTGGCCTGGCCGGGCAGGCCGGTTGAGCCCATGCTGATTGCTGCCGCCAGCAGCGCCGCGACCGCATATTGCGAGGCATGCACGTCGATGCCGTACAGCCAGGCGATGAAGCTGGCCACGGCGATGTACTGCGCCGGGCTGGTGATGCGGAACAGCGACACCGCCATCGGCAGCACCAGCGAGGTCAGTGCCGCCGGGTAGCCAAGGCGGTTGCGCGCGCTGTCGATCATTGCCGGCAGCGAGGCCAGTGAAGACTGCGTGCTGCCGGCAATCACCTGCACCGGTACCAGCGCACGGGCAAAGCGGCCGAACGGTTCGCCGGCAGCGAAGCGGGCAACCAGGTACAGCAGCAGGGTGATCAGGATGTAGATCACGCACATCAGCACGATGTAATAGCCCAGCACGCCGATGATGCTCATCCCAACTTCGGCGCAGACCACGAATACCAGCGCGAACACGCCCACCGGTGCCGCCCACAGCACCCAGCGGACGATGGTGATCATGGTGTCGGCGATGATGCGGATGATGTCCAGGATGCGATCGCGGCGCTCCGGTTCCTGCCGGCTCAGCGCAAAGCCGAAGAACATGGCGAAGGCCACCAACGGCAGCATGGCACTGGATGCGGCCGCTGCCAGTGCATTGCTGGGAATCAGCGAGCTGATCCACTGCGCAGCGCTCAGCGGTGTGGCGGCGGTGGTCGGGGAACGCAGTGCATCGCGGAAGGCCTGGATGTTGTCGGCGTCGCGCGGCAGCAGGTCCAGCAGGAACGGGGTGATGACCGCGGAGAACGCGGCCGAGCCGACCAGCAGGATCAGGAACACGATGATCGCGTTGCGCGCGGTACGCCCGGAGGCGGCGGCATTGCTGGCGGTATTGACGCCGACGATGACCAGTGCGGTCACCAAAGGCACCACGGTCATCTGCAAGGCATTGAGCCAGAGCCGGCCGATCGGCCGCAGTACGTCGGCGATCTTCAGCGCCAACGACTGGTCATAGGCGGTGAGCGACAGGCCGACAATGGCGGCCAGCACCAGCGCGATCAGCACCTTGACCGGTGCCGAGACCTTGGAAGATTTTGCGGTTGCGCTGTCGGTCATGAAGGGATGGCTTGGCTAAAGAGAAGGGAAGATGCCCGGAACCGGACAAATGCTCAACGAGCAGTTTCTGAAAGTGCGGGCAAATCCCAGCTCCGCTGCAGCCGCTGGTACTCGGCATCGGGAAGCAGCACGAACAACGGCTTGGCCTCGGGTGAAAGCCATTCCAGCAAGGCCGACATGCGCTCCGGCTCCATCGCGGTGCAGCCAGCGGTCGCTTCGCCGGGTTGGCGCCACAGGTGGGCGAAGATGCAGCTGCCCTGGCCGGGCACCGCAGCGGGGTTGTGCTCGATGACGAAGCCTTCGCGGTACCGACGGTCGCCGTTGTTGTGCAGATCCAGGCGCATGGCCTCGGTGGAACCCTTGACCGCGGCTTCGCCGACCTTGGCGGCATCGACGATCTGGTTGTACAGCGGCGAGGCAGGTACATCCATGCAATAG harbors:
- a CDS encoding L,D-transpeptidase family protein, giving the protein MVIAPACIAAPLAAPVSEARQLIVVTAPTWDATNAHLQAFERTNSGWKARDAGFDVSLGRSGSAWGIGVHPQQKDGPQKQEGDGRSPAGIFNIGPAFGYAEHVTSAMPYQPMLASSYCMDVPASPLYNQIVDAAKVGEAAVKGSTEAMRLDLHNNGDRRYREGFVIEHNPAAVPGQGSCIFAHLWRQPGEATAGCTAMEPERMSALLEWLSPEAKPLFVLLPDAEYQRLQRSWDLPALSETAR
- a CDS encoding glycoside hydrolase family 3 N-terminal domain-containing protein produces the protein MAPDRIESLIARMTVDEKVGQLSVFADMVRPFAPDVNPEANVRNAEQVLEQVRAGRVGSLFNGVGAELGRRIQQVALEESRLGIPVILASDVIHGMRTVFPIPLGEAASFEPDLARRTARATAIEATAAGIHWTYAPAVDIARDQRWGRGAEGAGEDVVLGCEFAAARVRGFQGDDLTAADSLLATPKHFAAYGAVAAGMEYAQVDISPQTLRDVHLPPFKAALDAGALSLMSAFNDINGVPASANRALLTDLLRKEWKFEGVVVSDYTADMELIAHGYAADEVDATRKAFLAGLDLSMQSGFYDQHLAGLVHAGEVPMAVLDESVRRILRLKDAIGLFDNPYRSLDPAREADQSHIAEHDALARDTARRSVVLLKNEGDLLPLKKQGQKIALIGPFVQDRDNIEGCWTLFGDKSRYVTLESGVRAALGDAAALEVVAGCDMEAALEGGIEAAVAAAQRADVVVLAVGEPQRYSGEAQSRVEITLPPAQQALAEAVAATGTPLVVLLRNGRALALQGAVRDAQAIAVTWYLGTQNGHALADILFGDYSPSARLPVSFPQASGQQPYFYNHPRSGRPELPSMSEFKSRWREFPNTALYAFGHGVGYARFEYEAPRLSTPQLAWDGELVIRTTLRNTSAVAGEEVVQLYVHDRVASRVRPVRELKAFRKVDVAAGDSVEVEFHLDRQQLAFTGVDGDYTAEPGLFDVWVCASSVSGEAVSFELLSP
- a CDS encoding GatB/YqeY domain-containing protein → MSLKQQLTEDMKAAMKSGDKHSLGVIRLINAAIKQREVDERIELTDTDVIAVLDKMVKQRKDSVTQYEAANREDLASVEREEIVVIERYVPAKMGEAEIQAAIAAAKAETGASSAADIGKLMGVLKPKLAGQADMGLVSKLVKQALAG
- a CDS encoding dicarboxylate/amino acid:cation symporter — protein: MTDSATAKSSKVSAPVKVLIALVLAAIVGLSLTAYDQSLALKIADVLRPIGRLWLNALQMTVVPLVTALVIVGVNTASNAAASGRTARNAIIVFLILLVGSAAFSAVITPFLLDLLPRDADNIQAFRDALRSPTTAATPLSAAQWISSLIPSNALAAAASSAMLPLVAFAMFFGFALSRQEPERRDRILDIIRIIADTMITIVRWVLWAAPVGVFALVFVVCAEVGMSIIGVLGYYIVLMCVIYILITLLLYLVARFAAGEPFGRFARALVPVQVIAGSTQSSLASLPAMIDSARNRLGYPAALTSLVLPMAVSLFRITSPAQYIAVASFIAWLYGIDVHASQYAVAALLAAAISMGSTGLPGQANFMTNNMPITQSLGLPVEPLGVLLAVDTIPDVFCTIGNATGGVTATGIVARHTAQHPEQDQTSDS
- a CDS encoding PQQ-dependent sugar dehydrogenase — protein: MPRTLLLSMSLALAPALFTSACAADPDPAAEAAVKPAQWPFTATETARFDEPWAMTFLPDGSLLVTEKAGKLVHFDPASGKRGDISGVPTVAYGGQGGFGDVLAHPQFASNGLVYYSYAEDGQDDTRGAAVARAKLVLNADGSGTLSDAQVIWRQTPKVTGRGHYGHRLAIGPDGKLWISSSERQKFDPAQDMKTNLGKIIRLNDDGSVPADNPFVAQGSPADQVWSLGHRSVLGIAFDGNGKLWEHEMGPKGGDELNLIQRGGNYGYPIVSNGDHYDGRPIPDHDTRPEFIAPVVTWRQVISPAGFIIYNGKQFPQWQGSGFIGGLSSKSLVRVAFDGDKAREAERFDMGQRIREVEQGPDGALWLLEDGANAKLLKLTPKAG
- the yiaA gene encoding inner membrane protein YiaA — protein: MSKQQIYRPSAAFIASAWTALLLGAVAYLVGLFNAEMLLNEKGYYLTLLLFGLFSAVSLQKSVRDRLEGIPVSSLYYSLCWFALLCALLLLLVGLWNATLLLSEKGFYGMSFALSLFGAVAVQKNTRDVMAADAAYGTPPLPPQE
- the folB gene encoding dihydroneopterin aldolase, translating into MDKVFIEGLEIDALIGIYDWERRIRQTLVFDLEMGFDNRKPAASDDIVDTLNYKAVSKRLMEFVRASDFGLVETLAERCAQIVLDEFNVQWLRLKLSKPGAVRGARAVGVIIERSRAEA
- the tsaD gene encoding tRNA (adenosine(37)-N6)-threonylcarbamoyltransferase complex transferase subunit TsaD, encoding MKVLGIESSCDETGVAVYDTSLSGVAALRAHAVYSQIALHAEYGGVVPELASRDHVRKTLPLIRQTLDEAGIAISEIEGVAYTAGPGLVGALLVGAGVARSLAWGLDVPAIGVHHMEGHLLAPLMEDDPPEAPFVALLVSGGHTQLIAVDAIGKYRLLGETLDDAAGEAFDKTAKMMGLPYPGGPQLAKLAEIGTPGRYKFTRPMTDRPGLDFSFSGLKTQVLMAWRDSDQTEQTRADIARGFEDAVVDTLVIKCGRALDAAGCDVLVVAGGVGANKRLRAKLQDDAQRRGGRVCFPRPALCTDNGAMIAFAGALRLQAGQHGPAEIKVTPRWDMALLPPLQG
- a CDS encoding mechanosensitive ion channel family protein, which encodes MAVMGIRWLDQLENVLAPYPMAYPAVVLAGLLLVAWLANFVTKRILLSGLRSMIERFSGPNHNAKQPLRVIARLSNIVPSVVLAAGLSIVPELPPGLVTGLKALCHAWTVLTIAMAVSHALDAFNDFYERRADARNKPIKGYLQVVKIVVFVFAGLSIVAILVGVELLHLVTGLGAATAVFMLIFQDTILSLVASVQISGDGRVRIGDWIEMPSQNADGDVIDIALHTVTVQNWDKTVTTIPTKKLVTESFKNWRGMQESGGRRIKRSIYLDQHSVRFLDAGGLERLGQIALLDDYLAGKQQELQQWNAQVAQAHPEPVNSRRLTNLGTFRAYVELYLRHNPGIHQDMTLLVRQMAPTPQGLPLEIYCFTSSTAWAKYEAIQSDMFDHLLAMLPEFGLHVFQESSDAMLMTAREQRI
- the rpsU gene encoding 30S ribosomal protein S21, which gives rise to MPSVKVRENEPFEFALRRFKRTCEKAGVLAETRKREFYEKPTQERKRKAAAAVKRQLRRSSRDVTKRQRLY